From Acomys russatus chromosome 2, mAcoRus1.1, whole genome shotgun sequence, one genomic window encodes:
- the Zc2hc1a gene encoding zinc finger C2HC domain-containing protein 1A isoform X1, which yields MEGLEENGSVVQVGELLPCKICGRTFFPLALKKHGPICQKTATKKRKTFDSSRQRAEGTDIPTVKPLKPRPEPPKKPSNWRRKHEEFIATIRAAKGLDQALKEGGKLPPPPPPSYDPDYIQCPYCQRRFNENAADRHINFCKEQAARISNKGKFSTDSKGKPASRPQYKPSPLKKSNSPGTASSGSSRLPQPSTASKAIVGVPSGKASSVNNPLGSKPQTLSPSHRAIAAPQAGANIKSRNTTPPSLARNSAAGVPTNKRKTFTDSYIARPDGDYSSSTNGGNIKGVEGNSSGHLPKFCHECGTKYPVEWAKFCCECGIRRMIL from the exons aaaatggAAGTGTTGTCCAAGTTGGAGAACTGTTGCCCTGCAAGATTTGTGGAAGAACATTCTTTCCATTAGCACTG AAAAAACATGGACCCATTTGCCAGAAAACTGCCACTAAAAAACGGAAGACTTTTGATTCAAGTAGGCAAAGAGCTGAAGGAACTGATATTCCCACAGTCAAACCTCTTAAACCCAGG CCAGAACCACCAAAGAAGCCATCTAACTGGAGAAGGAAGCACGAGGAATTCATTGCCACCATACGAGCAGCAAAAGGGCTTGATCAGGCACTTAAAGAGGGTGGCAaacttccccctcctcctccaccttcttaTGACCCTG ATTATATTCAGTGTCCCTATTGCCAGAGGAGATTCAATGAAAATGCAGCGGACAGACATATAAATTTTTGTAAAGAACAGGCAGCACGTATTAGTAATAAGGGCAAATTTTCTACTGATTCCAAAGGAAAACCAGCTTCTCGGCCTCAG taTAAACCATCTCCACTTAAAAAATCAAATTCTCCTGGAACTGCATCATCAGGATCTTCCCGACTGCCCCAGCCAAGTACTGCTAGCAAAGCCATTGTAG GTGTGCCTTCGGGTAAAGCATCTTCAGTTAACAATCCTTTGGGGAGCAAACCTCAGACCTTATCTCCTTCTCATAGAGCAATAGCAGCCCCGCAGGCAGG AGCTAATATCAAATCTCGAAATACTACACCTCCTAGTTTGGCAAGAAATTCTGCAGCAGGTGTGCctaccaacaaaagaaaaacttttactGATAGCTACATAGCCAG GCCAGATGGAGACTATTCATCTTCTACTAATGGTGGAAACATTAAAGGCGTTGAGGGAAATTCATCTGGACACTTACCAAAATTCTGCCATGAGTGTGGGACAAAATACCCTGTTGAGTGGGCAAAGTTCTGCTGTGAATGTGGCATTCGAAGAATGATTCTGTGA
- the Zc2hc1a gene encoding zinc finger C2HC domain-containing protein 1A isoform X2: MEGLEENGSVVQVGELLPCKICGRTFFPLALKKHGPICQKTATKKRKTFDSSRQRAEGTDIPTVKPLKPRPEPPKKPSNWRRKHEEFIATIRAAKGLDQALKEGGKLPPPPPPSYDPDYIQCPYCQRRFNENAADRHINFCKEQAARISNKGKFSTDSKGKPASRPQYKPSPLKKSNSPGTASSGSSRLPQPSTASKAIVGVPSGKASSVNNPLGSKPQTLSPSHRAIAAPQAGKMDKLGPPLRTGRHVQRLYDSDTKSNSAFKRHELLPIYKANIKSRNTTPPSLARNSAAGVPTNKRKTFTDSYIARPDGDYSSSTNGGNIKGVEGNSSGHLPKFCHECGTKYPVEWAKFCCECGIRRMIL, encoded by the exons aaaatggAAGTGTTGTCCAAGTTGGAGAACTGTTGCCCTGCAAGATTTGTGGAAGAACATTCTTTCCATTAGCACTG AAAAAACATGGACCCATTTGCCAGAAAACTGCCACTAAAAAACGGAAGACTTTTGATTCAAGTAGGCAAAGAGCTGAAGGAACTGATATTCCCACAGTCAAACCTCTTAAACCCAGG CCAGAACCACCAAAGAAGCCATCTAACTGGAGAAGGAAGCACGAGGAATTCATTGCCACCATACGAGCAGCAAAAGGGCTTGATCAGGCACTTAAAGAGGGTGGCAaacttccccctcctcctccaccttcttaTGACCCTG ATTATATTCAGTGTCCCTATTGCCAGAGGAGATTCAATGAAAATGCAGCGGACAGACATATAAATTTTTGTAAAGAACAGGCAGCACGTATTAGTAATAAGGGCAAATTTTCTACTGATTCCAAAGGAAAACCAGCTTCTCGGCCTCAG taTAAACCATCTCCACTTAAAAAATCAAATTCTCCTGGAACTGCATCATCAGGATCTTCCCGACTGCCCCAGCCAAGTACTGCTAGCAAAGCCATTGTAG GTGTGCCTTCGGGTAAAGCATCTTCAGTTAACAATCCTTTGGGGAGCAAACCTCAGACCTTATCTCCTTCTCATAGAGCAATAGCAGCCCCGCAGGCAGG taAGATGGACAAGTTAGGCCCTCCACTTCGAACTGGAAGACATGTGCAAAGGTTGTATGACAGTGATACAAAGTCAAACAGTGCCTTCAAAAGACATGAGTTATTACCCATTTACAA AGCTAATATCAAATCTCGAAATACTACACCTCCTAGTTTGGCAAGAAATTCTGCAGCAGGTGTGCctaccaacaaaagaaaaacttttactGATAGCTACATAGCCAG GCCAGATGGAGACTATTCATCTTCTACTAATGGTGGAAACATTAAAGGCGTTGAGGGAAATTCATCTGGACACTTACCAAAATTCTGCCATGAGTGTGGGACAAAATACCCTGTTGAGTGGGCAAAGTTCTGCTGTGAATGTGGCATTCGAAGAATGATTCTGTGA